In Topomyia yanbarensis strain Yona2022 chromosome 2, ASM3024719v1, whole genome shotgun sequence, one DNA window encodes the following:
- the LOC131679734 gene encoding uncharacterized protein LOC131679734: MKKVTLRKNTLHHKTLLRRRNNILGSAKLIQQFDDQYEETQVNQVSLRIARLDELWKTFEGVQDEIEVIEDKQEDFAESRQEFHDLYFELKASLTSKLPRNDPVPGTPVPQIAQQIAPPVHQVVSVKLPELKLPEFDGQPDQWIEFRDLFKSVIHSNVQLSAVQKLHYLRSSLKGDASRLISSIAISADNYAIAWKIISDRFENTGYLVKQHMSALFRVPSVRRGSASALSELADEFNRHVGILDKLEDEDAHWNSFLVERLSSLLDERSLLEWETQCKEEEVPQYSVLLEFIRKRSRTLQKCSTASGSSSNVQVKPIKVKTTSSHVASENVVKCLSCKQAHSLVQCEAFIKLSANNRFDFVKKHRLCINCLRGGHMAKDCRASFCRTCGKKHHSMLHLPAQLSTSAVVVTPSEEQSRSTSQVYTAICSVPTTTSQSDIAYSVVNAPPVVLTSTLPQAIVSVSQNVSSPLVAIDAPLPPSPVVSYESEPLPYCTQQPATSLTQANNTFESIVFLSTAVVRVRDVNNVYHFARALLDSGSQSNFVSESLCQKLDIKRSRVNLPVSGIGQSTVNVHYKVQIALSSRFGGFEQQIDCLVLPKLTVSLPSRSVDISRWTIPRHLPLADPRFNISQGVDLIVGAELFYTLLESQRLTLTDGYPILQKTVLGYVVSGKATAHVPETVVCHVAVDQDLNAQLERMWEVEDFDVGRALTQEEQQVEEHFIRTVTRDSSGRYMVRLPLKESRVPFLGDSYKPAVNRFSIMERRFAKDNELRVAYTQFMEEYIKLGHMEECSRGAGPQFCLPHHAVRRPESTTTKTRVVFDASSKSHGQLSLNEVLFTGPTVQPALLAVVANFRVPKYVFSADAEKMFRQVWMHPDDRKFLTVAWRSDPSLPLKFYQLKTVTYGLACSPYQAARVLNKLAEDDGDRYPLAAPIVTKCFYVDDALAGGDDLDEVAESCRHLQELLARGGFTLRKWYANDSNVLCHIPSELCGTPGPTEIGRGSITTALGLIWNPCTDQLSFQVPDLGNLQVVTKRTVVSEMSRLFYPLELLGPVVISARIFVQGLWARQLAWDEVLPEQDAQWWQVFRDELAQLKKITVSRHVVPNCRQDYQLHCFCDASSKGYGCCIYVVGPNVGGKIESKLLIAKSRVAPLRGLSIPRLELCAAVLGSQLIHNLRTTTDFQGPAVFWSDSTVVLHWIKSPPNEWKVFVSNRVAEVQRLTRGLPWNYVPTELNPADLISRGINPSQIIDDRMWWYGPPLLTKPTMTWPKFPSNSSISHNIEQEKRAVVVLTTTEIDDSIFVRYSELGKLLKVVAMCIRFGTNCRCPKAVRVFGNLTPAEIDRALKSMVRLAQVNSFP; the protein is encoded by the coding sequence ATGAAGAAAGTGACTCTGCGAAAAAATACCCTCCATCATAAAACGCTTTTGCGGAGGAGGAATAATATTCTCGGATCAGCTAAACTGATACAACAGTTCGATGATCAGTACGAAGAAactcaagtgaatcaagtgtcGTTGAGGATTGCTCGCCTCGATGAGCTGTGGAAAACATTTGAAGGCGTGCAGGACGAAATAGAAGTGATTGAAGACAAACAAGAAGACTTTGCGGAATCACGACAAGAATTTCACGACTTGTATTTTGAGTTGAAGGCTTCGTTAACGAGTAAACTTCCTCGAAATGATCCTGTCCCTGGCACTCCAGTTCCCCAAATAGCACAACAAATCGCGCCTCCGGTTCATCAAGTTGTGTCGGTTAAACttccggagttgaagttgccGGAATTTGATGGCCAACCGGATCAGTGGATCGAGTTTCGAGATTTGTTCAAATCGGTAATTCATTCCAACGTGCAATTGTCGGCCGTGCAAAAACTACATTACTTGCGCAGCAGCTTGAAAGGTGACGCTTCTCGTCTCATATCGTCCATTGCGATCTCCGCGGACAATTATGCGATCGCATGGAAAATTATAAGTGATCGGTTTGAGAACACGGGTTATCTGGTGAAACAGCATATGTCTGCATTGTTCCGTGTACCATCTGTGCGAAGGGGCTCTGCTTCTGCTCTGTCCGAATTGGCGGACGAGTTTAATCGCCACGTTGGAATCCTTGACAAGCTCGAAGATGAGGATGCGCATTGGAATTCGTTTCTGGTGGAGCGCCTAAGCAGCCTGCTCGACGAAAGGTCTCTCCTGGAGTGGGAGACTCAGTGCAAAGAAGAAGAAGTGCCGCAATATTCCGTTTTGCTTGAGTTCATACGAAAAAGATCGCGTACTTTGCAAAAGTGTTCTACGGCAAGTGGCTCTTCGTCCAACGTACAAGTGAAACCCATAAAGGTTAAAACCACCTCCTCTCACGTTGCCTCCGAAAATGTGGTGAAATGTCTGAGCTGTAAACAAGCTCACTCGTTGGTACAGTGTGAGGCGTTTATCAAGCTAAGTGCAAACAATAGAtttgattttgtcaaaaaacaCCGGTTGTGTATTAATTGTTTAAGAGGTGGTCATATGGCTAAGGATTGCCGTGCTAGTTTTTGTAGAACGTGTGGGAAGAAGCACCACAGTATGTTACATCTGCCAGCACAGTTGTCGACTTCAGCAGTCGTTGTAACACCGAGTGAAGAACAATCACGAAGCACTTCCCAAGTGTACACAGCTATTTGTTCTGTACCCACCACTACATCTCAATCGGACATTGCTTATTCGGTCGTGAACGCACCGCCGGTGGTGCTCACAAGTACATTACCCCAGGCAATTGTGTCGGTTTCGCAAAACGTTTCGTCACCTCTCGTCGCGATCGATGCGCCCCTCCCTCCGTCGCCGGTTGTTTCGTACGAATCTGAACCACTTCCATACTGCACCCAGCAGCCAGCTACATCATTAACACAGGCAAATAATACCTTTGAAAGTATTGTGTTCCTATCGACAGCCGTCGTTCGAGTTCGAGACGTAAACAATGTGTACCACTTTGCACGTGCTCTATTAGACAGTGGGTCTCAATCGAATTTTGTGTCCGAGTCACTTTGTCAGAAATTAGACATCAAACGCTCTCGAGTTAACCTCCCTGTCAGTGGTATAGGGCAATCTACCGTAAACGTTCACTACAAAGTACAGATCGCACTTTCGTCACGCTTTGGCGGATTTGAGCAACAGATAGACTGCTTGGTTCTACCGAAATTAACCGTTAGTCTCCCAAGTCGTAGTGTGGATATATCTCGCTGGACCATTCCGCGCCATTTGCCACTGGCTGATCCGAGATTCAATATTTCGCAAGGAGTCGATCTCATTGTTGGAGCTGAATTATTTTACACTCTTCTCGAATCTCAAAGACTAACCCTTACTGATGGATATCCTATTTTACAGAAAACCGTATTGGGATACGTGGTCTCTGGAAAGGCTACTGCTCATGTGCCTGAGACGGTGGTGTGCCACGTCGCTGTTGATCAAGACCTCAATGCTCAACTGGAACGAATGTGGGAGGTCGAAGATTTCGATGTAGGACGTGCACTTACGCAGGAGGAGCAACAGGTAGAAGAGCATTTCATTCGCACGGTGACCCGTGATAGCAGTGGACGTTACATGGTGCGGTTACCGCTCAAAGAGTCTCGTGTCCCATTCCTAGGGGATTCCTACAAGCCTGCTGTGAACAGATTTTCGATTATGGAGAGACGTTTCGCCAAGGACAACGAGCTGCGTGTGGCGTACACACAATTTATGGAGGAATATATAAAACTGGGGCATATGGAAGAGTGTTCTCGCGGCGCGGGCCCGCAGTTTTGTCTCCCGCATCATGCTGTACGTCGACCAGAAAGCACGACCACTAAAACCAGAGTAGTGTTCGATGCCAGCAGCAAATCGCATGGTCAATTGTCGCTGAACGAAGTCCTTTTCACTGGTCCAACGGTTCAACCAGCTCTGCTCGCCGTGGTAGCGAACTTCCGGGTACCCAAGTACGTATTCTCTGCCGATGCCGAGAAAATGTTTCGGCAAGTGTGGATGCATCCGGAtgatcgaaaatttttgacggtCGCATGGCGATCGGATCCGTCACTACCGTTGAAGTTCTATCAGCTGAAGACCGTGACGTATGGACTTGCCTGTTCCCCTTATCAAGCCGCCCGTGTATTGAACAAGCTCGCTGAGGACGATGGGGATCGATATCCACTAGCCGCACCAATAGTTACGAAGTGTTTCTATGTGGATGATGCCCTTGCTGGAGGAGATGATCTGGACGAGGTTGCAGAAAGTTGTCGTCATCTACAGGAACTTCTCGCTCGAGGGGGGTTTACTCTACGTAAGTGGTATGCTAATGATTCGAACGTGTTGTGTCATATACCTAGTGAACTCTGCGGAACCCCTGGTCCAACCGAAATAGGACGAGGCTCAATAACAACAGCATTGGGGCTGATATGGAATCCATGCACAGATCAGCTCAGTTTCCAAGTCCCGGATTTGGGGAACTTGCAGGTCGTTACCAAGCGGACGGTGGTGTCGGAAATGTCAAGACTCTTTTACCCGCTAGAACTTTTGGGGCCAGTGGTTATCAGCGCAAGAATATTCGTCCAAGGATTATGGGCAAGGCAACTCGCTTGGGATGAAGTATTGCCAGAACAAGATGCACAGTGGTGGCAGGTATTCCGCGATGAATTAGCGCAACTAAAGAAGATTACAGTCTCTCGTCACGTTGTCCCCAACTGTCGCCAAGATTATCAGTTGCATTGCTTCTGCGATGCGTCGTCGAAAGGCTACGGATGTTGTATATATGTGGTTGGACCAAATGTTGGAGGCAAAATCGAAAGCAAGCTACTGATTGCCAAGTCACGAGTCGCTCCTCTACGCGGATTGTCCATTCCAAGGCTAGAACTATGTGCGGCCGTTCTTGGCAGCCAGCTGATTCATAACCTGCGTACAACTACGGACTTTCAAGGCCCTGCGGTGTTTTGGTCTGACAGCACCGTTGTATTACACTGGATCAAATCACCTCCGAATGAGTGGAAGGTATTCGTCTCCAATCGTGTGGCGGAGGTGCAACGTCTCACTCGAGGACTACCGTGGAACTATGTCCCGACCGAGCTTAACCCTGCGGATCTCATATCGCGCGGGATAAATCCTAGCCAAATTATAGATGATCGGATGTGGTGGTATGGACCACCATTGCTAACTAAACCGACTATGACTTGGCCGAAATTTCCATCGAATTCATCGATAAGCCATAACATTGAGCAGGAGAAACGTGCAGTCGTCGTGCTTACTACTACCGAAATCGATGATTCCATATTCGTAAGATATTCGGAGCTAGGGAAGCTATTGAAAGTGGTGGCCATGTGCATTCGATTTGGTACTAACTGTCGATGCCCGAAAGCAGTACGAGTTTTCGGGAACCTTACTCCTGCAGAGATCGACAGGGCGTTAAAATCCATGGTACGCCTAGCTCAGGTGAACAGCTTTCCCTAG